A stretch of Peteryoungia algae DNA encodes these proteins:
- the aroA gene encoding 3-phosphoshikimate 1-carboxyvinyltransferase, with product MTTDSVTILPPTHALTGRVSPPGSKSITNRALLLAGLAKGTSRLTGALKSDDTRYMAEALRQMGVTVEEPDATTFVVSSTGELKAPAAPLFLGNAGTATRFLTAALALGHGRYIVDGDEHMRKRPIKPLVEALQSLGVAIAAPSGCPPVAIDAKGAFGKNHVVIDAGLSSQYVSALLMAAACAAEPFEIELAGADIGARGYIDLTLSAMRAFGARVEQPTPASWRIEPTGYTATDFHIEPDASAATYLWGAEVLTRGQIDIGTPSADFTQPDAKAYDVIAQFPNMPAVIDGSQMQDAIPTIAVLAAFNETPVRFVGIENLRVKECDRIRAVSTGLNAIRQGLAKEEGDDLLVFADPSLAGQSLPADIDTFADHRIAMSFALAGLKIRDITILDSGCVAKTYPGYWDALASLGVDLVRNAPK from the coding sequence ATGACGACTGACAGTGTAACCATCCTTCCGCCCACCCATGCCTTGACCGGCAGGGTGAGCCCTCCAGGTTCGAAATCCATCACCAATCGCGCCCTGCTGCTTGCCGGCCTTGCGAAAGGCACGAGCCGCCTGACCGGCGCCCTCAAAAGCGACGACACGCGCTATATGGCCGAAGCCCTTCGCCAGATGGGCGTGACCGTCGAGGAGCCGGATGCCACCACCTTCGTCGTCAGCAGCACCGGCGAGCTGAAGGCGCCTGCCGCCCCGCTTTTCCTCGGCAATGCCGGAACCGCCACCCGCTTCCTGACGGCAGCGCTGGCGCTGGGACACGGCCGCTACATCGTCGATGGTGACGAACACATGCGCAAGCGGCCGATCAAGCCGCTGGTCGAGGCGTTGCAGTCGCTCGGTGTCGCCATCGCCGCCCCCTCGGGATGCCCACCGGTCGCCATCGATGCCAAGGGTGCCTTCGGGAAGAACCACGTCGTCATCGATGCCGGCCTCTCCAGTCAATATGTCTCGGCGCTGCTGATGGCCGCCGCCTGCGCCGCCGAGCCCTTCGAGATCGAACTTGCCGGTGCCGATATCGGCGCCCGCGGATACATTGACCTGACACTCTCCGCCATGCGCGCCTTTGGCGCACGGGTCGAGCAGCCGACGCCGGCCTCCTGGCGCATCGAGCCGACGGGTTATACCGCGACCGATTTCCACATCGAACCGGATGCCTCCGCCGCCACCTATCTCTGGGGCGCGGAAGTGCTGACCAGGGGCCAGATCGACATCGGCACGCCCTCTGCCGATTTCACCCAGCCCGATGCCAAGGCCTATGACGTGATCGCGCAGTTCCCGAACATGCCCGCCGTCATCGACGGCAGCCAGATGCAGGACGCGATCCCGACGATCGCCGTGCTCGCCGCCTTCAACGAGACGCCGGTGCGTTTCGTCGGTATCGAGAACCTGCGCGTCAAGGAATGCGACCGCATCCGCGCCGTCTCGACGGGCCTCAACGCCATCCGCCAGGGCCTGGCGAAGGAAGAGGGCGACGATCTTCTCGTTTTCGCCGATCCGTCGCTGGCCGGCCAGTCTTTGCCGGCTGATATCGACACCTTCGCCGATCATCGCATCGCCATGAGCTTTGCGCTGGCCGGCCTGAAGATCCGCGACATCACCATCCTCGACTCCGGCTGCGTGGCCAAGACCTATCCCGGCTACTGGGATGCGCTGGCCTCGCTCGGCGTCGATCTCGTCAGGAACGCCCCCAAATGA
- a CDS encoding LemA family protein: protein MFTTLAIIAAIGAYLVFVYNGLVKARQMAEEAWSGIDVQLKRRADLIPNLIETVKGYAGHEKGTLESVIELRNKAQAVPSGDVAGRAAAEGLLGAALGKIVALAEAYPDLKANENFVELQKSLETIEGEIQMSRRYYNGAARDLNVKVESFPSNLVAGQFGFSKKPYFEIANEADRAVPTVKF, encoded by the coding sequence ATGTTCACGACACTGGCCATTATCGCCGCCATCGGTGCCTATCTCGTCTTCGTCTACAACGGCCTCGTCAAGGCCCGGCAGATGGCGGAAGAGGCCTGGTCCGGCATCGACGTGCAGCTCAAGCGCCGCGCCGATCTGATCCCCAACCTGATCGAGACGGTCAAGGGTTACGCCGGCCACGAAAAGGGCACGCTCGAAAGTGTCATCGAACTGCGCAACAAGGCTCAGGCCGTACCGTCAGGTGATGTGGCCGGCCGCGCTGCCGCCGAAGGTCTGCTGGGTGCTGCCCTCGGCAAGATTGTCGCCCTTGCCGAAGCCTATCCGGACCTGAAGGCCAATGAGAATTTCGTCGAGCTGCAGAAGTCGCTGGAAACCATTGAAGGCGAGATCCAGATGTCCCGCCGATATTACAATGGTGCCGCCCGTGATCTGAACGTCAAGGTCGAGAGCTTCCCTTCCAATCTCGTTGCCGGCCAGTTCGGCTTCTCGAAGAAACCCTATTTCGAGATTGCCAACGAGGCCGACCGTGCGGTACCGACGGTCAAGTTCTGA
- a CDS encoding glycine--tRNA ligase subunit alpha: protein MDPKRSFQALILTLHAYWADKGCAVLQPYDMEVGAGTFHPATTLRALGPRPWRAAYVQPSRRPSDGRYGENPNRLQHYYQYQVILKPNPSNLQELYLGSLKAIGLDPLLHDIRFVEDDWESPTLGAWGLGWECWCDGMEVSQFTYFQAVCGIDCSPVAGELTYGLERLAMYVQGVDNVYDLNFNGREGEEKISYGDVFLQAEQEYSRHNFEFANTEMLHRHFIDAEKECQALLAAGAPADPENQRLHKCVFPAYDQCIKASHIFNLLDARGVISVTERQAYIGRVRALAKSCGEAFLLTDAGGVNFGKAA from the coding sequence ATGGACCCCAAGCGTTCCTTTCAGGCGCTGATCCTGACGCTGCACGCCTATTGGGCCGACAAGGGCTGCGCCGTGCTTCAGCCCTACGACATGGAAGTCGGCGCCGGCACGTTCCATCCGGCGACCACGCTGCGTGCTTTGGGGCCCAGGCCCTGGCGTGCGGCTTATGTCCAGCCCTCGCGCCGTCCGTCCGATGGCCGCTACGGCGAAAACCCGAACCGCTTGCAGCACTACTATCAGTATCAGGTCATCCTGAAGCCGAACCCGTCGAACCTGCAGGAACTCTATCTCGGTTCGCTGAAGGCAATCGGGCTGGACCCGCTGCTGCATGACATCCGTTTCGTGGAAGACGACTGGGAAAGCCCGACGCTCGGCGCCTGGGGCCTCGGCTGGGAATGCTGGTGTGACGGCATGGAAGTCTCGCAGTTCACCTACTTCCAGGCCGTCTGCGGCATCGACTGCTCGCCGGTCGCGGGCGAACTGACCTACGGCCTTGAGCGTCTTGCCATGTATGTCCAGGGCGTCGACAATGTCTACGACCTCAACTTCAACGGCCGCGAAGGCGAAGAAAAGATCTCCTATGGCGACGTCTTCCTGCAAGCCGAGCAGGAATATTCCCGCCACAACTTCGAATTCGCCAACACCGAGATGCTGCATCGCCATTTCATCGATGCCGAAAAGGAATGCCAGGCCCTGCTCGCCGCCGGCGCCCCCGCCGACCCGGAAAACCAGCGCCTGCACAAATGCGTCTTCCCGGCCTATGACCAGTGCATCAAGGCGTCCCACATCTTCAACCTGCTCGACGCCCGTGGCGTAATCTCGGTGACAGAACGCCAGGCCTATATCGGCCGCGTCCGCGCGCTGGCGAAAAGCTGCGGCGAGGCATTCCTGCTGACCGATGCCGGTGGCGTGAATTTCGGCAAGGCGGCTTGA
- a CDS encoding sensor histidine kinase: protein MRYGEEFLGVECGVARHLNEVDWAATSLGPVDGWSLSLKAVIRTALSSRQPMSFWWGEDLLQFHNDSYAPMLGNRVNHSIGRPFREVWPDVWDAVYPFIQMALSGKGTWQENMPLVMRRNGYDEQTYWTFSYSPLYDDDGRIAGLLNTVTETTQAVADRKALEEAYRDAQKHLVERAGYEDELRLLNRELAHRMKNTLSMVQAIVSQSLRNATSLTDASAIIAARIQTLAKAQDVLTGMSVTAAEISAITNAALAPHQDGADRIHLDGPRVYLSAQQALGLSLAVHELATNATKYGALSVPQGRVDITWSHHLGDDFTFDWRESRGPHVLQPTRRGFGSRLTERIVSDLFKGQAKIDFAPDGVVFSLVGKLHQVADLDH, encoded by the coding sequence ATGAGGTACGGCGAGGAATTCCTGGGCGTCGAATGCGGCGTCGCACGCCACTTGAACGAGGTGGACTGGGCGGCAACTTCCCTTGGTCCGGTCGATGGCTGGTCACTCTCCCTGAAGGCCGTCATACGCACGGCCCTGTCTTCCCGCCAGCCCATGTCCTTCTGGTGGGGCGAAGACCTGCTGCAATTTCACAACGATTCCTATGCGCCCATGTTGGGCAATCGAGTCAATCACTCGATCGGCAGGCCTTTTCGCGAGGTCTGGCCCGATGTCTGGGATGCCGTCTATCCTTTTATCCAGATGGCACTTTCCGGTAAGGGAACCTGGCAGGAAAACATGCCGCTGGTCATGAGGCGCAACGGTTATGACGAACAGACCTACTGGACCTTTTCCTACAGCCCTCTCTACGACGATGATGGTCGCATCGCCGGACTTCTGAATACGGTGACCGAGACCACTCAGGCGGTGGCGGACCGCAAGGCGCTGGAAGAGGCCTATCGCGATGCCCAGAAGCATCTGGTCGAGCGTGCTGGATATGAAGACGAACTCAGGCTTCTCAACCGCGAGCTTGCCCACCGGATGAAGAACACGCTGTCCATGGTGCAGGCCATTGTCAGCCAGAGCCTCCGCAACGCAACGTCACTGACAGATGCCAGTGCCATCATCGCCGCCCGCATCCAGACCCTGGCGAAGGCGCAGGACGTGCTCACCGGCATGAGCGTCACAGCTGCCGAGATCTCCGCCATCACCAATGCGGCACTCGCCCCCCATCAGGATGGCGCTGACCGCATCCACCTTGACGGCCCGCGCGTATACCTGTCCGCCCAGCAGGCCCTCGGCCTGTCGCTGGCCGTCCACGAACTGGCCACCAACGCGACGAAATACGGCGCCCTTTCGGTGCCGCAGGGACGTGTGGACATAACCTGGTCTCATCATCTCGGCGACGACTTCACTTTCGACTGGCGTGAAAGCCGAGGGCCGCATGTCTTACAACCGACCCGCCGTGGCTTCGGCTCACGCCTGACGGAGCGCATCGTCTCCGATCTCTTCAAGGGCCAGGCGAAAATCGATTTCGCGCCTGATGGCGTCGTCTTCTCGCTGGTCGGCAAGCTGCACCAGGTGGCGGACCTCGACCATTGA